In a single window of the Pieris rapae chromosome 9, ilPieRapa1.1, whole genome shotgun sequence genome:
- the LOC111003675 gene encoding protein phosphatase 1 regulatory subunit 14B isoform X1, which yields MSLFFKFRTGRSGGAGGGMECGVAGAFPARTPHGAHPAPRGHAPHGALSPTERSPAKAGLHVNFSDKGEVKERREKFLTAKYGSHQMALIRKRLAVEMWLYDELQKLYEAPAPSDSGAASQEVDVDIDELLDMDSDEQRWRHLTVLLADAKKPQKDVHRFINDLLEKAKTL from the exons ATGTCGCTCTTCTTCAAGTTTCGAACC GGGCGCAGCGGCGGGGCAGGAGGCGGCATGGAGTGTGGCGTTGCGGGGGCCTTTCCGGCCCGGACCCCACATGGGGCTCATCCAGCACCCCGAGGACACGCCCCTCATGGGGCGCTCTCACCCACCGAACGCTCGCCCGCCAAGGCGGGACTACATGTTAATTTCAGTGATAAAGGCGAG GTGAAGGAGCGTCGCGAGAAGTTTCTTACGGCGAAATATGGCAGCCACCAGATGGCTCTGATCCGCAAACGACTCGCCGTCGAAATGTGGCTCTACGACGAGCTGCAGAAACTGTATGAGGCACCTGCGCCG AGTGACAGCGGCGCGGCGTCTCAAGAAGTCGACGTAGATATTGATGAGTTACTGGATATGGACAGCGACGAACAACGTTGGAGACATCTCACG GTGCTGTTGGCTGATGCGAAAAAACCTCAGAAAGATGTACAT AGATTTATAAACGATCTTTTAGAAAAAGCAAAGACGTTGTAA
- the LOC111003675 gene encoding protein phosphatase 1 regulatory subunit 14B isoform X2: protein MECGVAGAFPARTPHGAHPAPRGHAPHGALSPTERSPAKAGLHVNFSDKGEVKERREKFLTAKYGSHQMALIRKRLAVEMWLYDELQKLYEAPAPSDSGAASQEVDVDIDELLDMDSDEQRWRHLTVLLADAKKPQKDVHRFINDLLEKAKTL, encoded by the exons ATGGAGTGTGGCGTTGCGGGGGCCTTTCCGGCCCGGACCCCACATGGGGCTCATCCAGCACCCCGAGGACACGCCCCTCATGGGGCGCTCTCACCCACCGAACGCTCGCCCGCCAAGGCGGGACTACATGTTAATTTCAGTGATAAAGGCGAG GTGAAGGAGCGTCGCGAGAAGTTTCTTACGGCGAAATATGGCAGCCACCAGATGGCTCTGATCCGCAAACGACTCGCCGTCGAAATGTGGCTCTACGACGAGCTGCAGAAACTGTATGAGGCACCTGCGCCG AGTGACAGCGGCGCGGCGTCTCAAGAAGTCGACGTAGATATTGATGAGTTACTGGATATGGACAGCGACGAACAACGTTGGAGACATCTCACG GTGCTGTTGGCTGATGCGAAAAAACCTCAGAAAGATGTACAT AGATTTATAAACGATCTTTTAGAAAAAGCAAAGACGTTGTAA
- the LOC111003679 gene encoding serine/threonine-protein kinase grp: MSSGGEFVEGWLVAQVLGEGAYGEVRLLVHARTNASVALKAVRGGAEQGAGAREAGLHRALRHPHVLRCLGARQHGDVHYLFLEYAQGGELFDRIEPDAGTGEAAARRYWRQLLDGLRYLHSRGVAHRDIKPENLLLDHHNTLKISDFGMATLFRQGGRERLLSRVCGTPPYAAPEVLTAPTRPYRAQPADLWAAALVLLAMLAGELAWERADESDARYTAWCAWCTGGTAPSGPWCKVSLPALDLLRRALRPDPTRRPSLDALSAHRWLRDSDEVDAGSAGGRPWSSQPCGVAGGSESELSARDMDELLCHSQPAHSDDLLAEAGAPLQRLAPRLTRLFLRCAEREALPALAEQLTTRGHTYRYLHPRVMAVECGEVRMRAWAVRVRETPAAGGCVMIEFRRARGCGLAFKRRFRELSEALRPLAAPAPPQRDLLAPLTPVTTETCRMDTA, translated from the exons ATGAGCTCCGGCGGAGAGTTTGTGGAAGGTTGGCTTGTGGCACAGGTGCTGGGCGAGGGCGCCTATGGCGA GGTACGCCTCTTGGTGCACGCTCGTACGAACGCGAGCGTGGCTTTGAAGGCGGTCCGCGGTGGCGCAGAACAAGGAGCTGGAGCTCGTGAAGCCGGTCTACATCGCGCCTTACGTCATCCGCACGTGTTACGCTGTCTGGGCGCGCGGCAGCACGGTGACGTCCACTATCTCTTCCTGGAGTATGCGCAGGGCGGCGAGCTATTCGACCGTATTGAACCCGACGCTGGTACTGGTGAAGCGGCAGCACGTCGGTACTGGCGCCAATTGCTGGACGGCCTGCGCTACTTACATTCGCGCGGCGTGGCTCATCGCGACATTAAACCAGAGAACTTATTGCTGGACCACCACAACACCCTGAAGATATCGGATTTTGGCATGGCCACGTTGTTTCGTCAGGGCGGCCGTGAGCGCCTACTGTCTCGTGTGTGTGGTACCCCGCCATATGCTGCGCCAGAAGTCTTAACAGCACCGACCCGGCCTTATCGGGCACAGCCTGCTGATCTATGGGCTGCTGCACTGGTGCTGTTAGCCATGCTTGCCGGAG AATTAGCTTGGGAGAGGGCTGACGAATCGGACGCTCGCTACACAGCTTGGTGTGCATGGTGCACTGGCGGCACTGCACCTAGCGGTCCCTGGTGCAAGGTTTCACTACCTGCTTTGGACTTACTCCGTCGCGCGCTGCGACCCGATCCTACTCGTCGACCATCTCTAGATGCGCTTTCTGCACACCGATGGCTTCGAGATTCTG ACGAGGTAGACGCGGGCTCAGCTGGCGGCCGTCCCTGGAGCTCGCAGCCGTGCGGCGTGGCTGGTGGCAGCGAATCTGAGCTGAGCGCACGCGACATGGACGAGCTTCTTTGCCACTCGCAACCGGCGCATAGCGATGATTTGCTAGCCGAGGCAGGCGCTCCGCTACAGCGCCTGGCGCCACGTCTCACACGCTTATTCCTGCGCTGCGCAGAACGCGAGGCTCTACCTGCGCTGGCTGAACAGCTGACCACCCGCGGTCACACATACCGCTACTTACATCCACGCGTCATGGCCGTTGAATGCGGTGAAGTACGCATGAGAGCATGGGCAGTACGTGTGCGGGAAACGCCTGCCGCCGGTGGTTGCGTTATGATTGAGTTTCGCCGTGCCCGCGGGTGTGGTCTTGCTTTTAAGCGCAGGTTTCGCGAGTTGAGCGAGGCATTACGACCGCTAGCTGCGCCTGCACCGCCGCAACGGGACTTACTAGCACCACTTACCCCAGTCACTACAGAAACATGCCGCATGGACACCGCCTAA
- the LOC111003698 gene encoding myosin-2 essential light chain isoform X2, with product MAGYSEDQLAEFQEAFQLFDSRGDGKIHVAQIGDALRALGQNPTESDVKKCTLHLKPDERISFEVFLPIYQAISKARSGDTANDFIEGLRHFDKDGNGFISSAELRHLLSTLGEKLSDDEVEQLLQGQEDSHGNINYENFVHLIMQG from the exons ATG gcTGGATATTCAGAAGATCAATTGGCAG AATTCCAGGAAGCATTTCAGCTGTTTGACTCACGTGGAGATGGCAAGATACATGTTGCACAAATTGGAGATGCTCTAAGGGCTCTGGGCCAAAACCCCACTGAATCTGATGTGAAAAAGTGCACATTACACTTGAAGCCAGATGAAAGGATATCTTTTGAAGTATTCCTACCAATATATCAG GCAATTTCAAAAGCACGCAGTGGTGATACCGCAAATGATTTCATTGAGGGTCTGCGGCACTTTGATAAGGATGGCAATGGATTCATTTCATCTGCTGAGCTTCGCCACCTACTATCCACATTGGGTGAAAAACTGAGTGATGATGAAGTAGAACAGTTGCTGCAGGGCCAGGAGGATTCGCATGGCAACATCAACTATGAGAACTTTGTACACCTTATCATGCAAGGCTGA
- the LOC111003698 gene encoding myosin-2 essential light chain isoform X1 — translation MRQSTISTRASSKRPTFHIRLVFYTIWTSEADRRVACAITAQPAATQCVDSFSQCNMFMFNPPTKLKLNSVEEFQEAFQLFDSRGDGKIHVAQIGDALRALGQNPTESDVKKCTLHLKPDERISFEVFLPIYQAISKARSGDTANDFIEGLRHFDKDGNGFISSAELRHLLSTLGEKLSDDEVEQLLQGQEDSHGNINYENFVHLIMQG, via the exons ATGCGTCAATCAACAATCTCAACGAGAGCGTCAAGCAAGCGCCCTACATTCCATATAAGGTtggtattttatacaatatggACGTCGGAGGCCGACCGCCGTGTGGCGTGTGCAATAACTGCTCAGCCTGCAGCGACTCAGTGCGTTGACAGCTTCTCTCAGTGCAACATGTTTATGTTCAATCCACCCACTAAGCTTAAACTTAATTCAGTTGAAG AATTCCAGGAAGCATTTCAGCTGTTTGACTCACGTGGAGATGGCAAGATACATGTTGCACAAATTGGAGATGCTCTAAGGGCTCTGGGCCAAAACCCCACTGAATCTGATGTGAAAAAGTGCACATTACACTTGAAGCCAGATGAAAGGATATCTTTTGAAGTATTCCTACCAATATATCAG GCAATTTCAAAAGCACGCAGTGGTGATACCGCAAATGATTTCATTGAGGGTCTGCGGCACTTTGATAAGGATGGCAATGGATTCATTTCATCTGCTGAGCTTCGCCACCTACTATCCACATTGGGTGAAAAACTGAGTGATGATGAAGTAGAACAGTTGCTGCAGGGCCAGGAGGATTCGCATGGCAACATCAACTATGAGAACTTTGTACACCTTATCATGCAAGGCTGA